From Mycolicibacterium fluoranthenivorans, one genomic window encodes:
- a CDS encoding serine/threonine-protein kinase, translating into MFGAGSLVSGYIVDAHLGGGASADVYRVHRAGQSAPLAMKVLHTDATTYEKARARFAREFDIASLLRHPHIVAVFEKGEIPAAPPAPPTLWMTTQYVDGPDSSALVPGPDAPCDPAVVLLVAEQIADALDYAHSMDVLHRDVKPANILLTTDRSCAYLTDFGIAQLIDDVKALASNGRVSGSIAYASPELLQAQQLTPATDLYALACTMFEWLTGMPPFPRSTAFAITYAHLRDPVPALTARVSWLPTSLNAVFAKALAKDPAGRYRSCVEFTDIVSRTLRGVEVPEVRAARRRRLRP; encoded by the coding sequence GTGTTCGGGGCCGGCAGTCTCGTCTCGGGTTACATCGTCGATGCGCACCTCGGCGGCGGCGCGAGCGCAGACGTTTACCGTGTGCATCGCGCCGGGCAGTCAGCCCCGCTCGCGATGAAGGTGCTGCACACCGACGCGACCACCTATGAGAAGGCGCGCGCACGGTTCGCCCGCGAGTTCGACATCGCGTCGCTGTTGCGGCATCCGCACATCGTCGCCGTGTTCGAGAAGGGCGAGATCCCGGCCGCGCCCCCGGCGCCTCCCACCTTGTGGATGACGACGCAGTACGTGGACGGACCGGATTCTTCCGCCCTCGTTCCCGGGCCGGACGCGCCATGCGACCCCGCCGTGGTACTTCTGGTGGCCGAGCAGATCGCCGACGCGCTCGACTATGCCCATTCGATGGATGTCCTGCACCGAGATGTCAAGCCCGCCAACATCTTGCTCACGACCGACCGCAGCTGCGCCTATCTCACCGATTTCGGCATCGCGCAGTTGATCGACGATGTCAAGGCGCTGGCGAGTAACGGCCGGGTCAGCGGTTCCATCGCCTATGCCTCCCCCGAGCTGCTACAGGCCCAGCAGTTGACACCGGCGACCGACCTTTATGCGTTGGCGTGCACCATGTTCGAGTGGCTCACCGGAATGCCTCCGTTCCCCCGCAGCACCGCATTCGCCATCACGTATGCACACCTTCGCGATCCGGTGCCGGCACTGACAGCACGTGTCTCGTGGTTACCCACGTCGCTCAACGCCGTTTTCGCGAAGGCACTCGCGAAAGACCCTGCCGGACGCTATCGGTCCTGCGTCGAATTCACAGATATCGTCAGCCGGACGCTGCGCGGCGTCGAGGTACCCGAGGTGCGTGCGGCCAGGCGCCGCCGGCTGCGCCCCTGA